A portion of the Drosophila innubila isolate TH190305 chromosome 3L unlocalized genomic scaffold, UK_Dinn_1.0 0_D_3L, whole genome shotgun sequence genome contains these proteins:
- the LOC117787526 gene encoding glycine-rich cell wall structural protein 1.8 produces MARAVLCMVVACIYLQCVYSAKFDAENRRLILDINDQKTTNQQYYSSNFDTNAYRYGYDVGKTGNFHHETRGPDGVTYGCYGLIDPYHLLRATHYVADVHGYRTVEPEKPVETFPPDRYNETQGGPSEPGILLPWDQLHFPEGCGKFEGGAVHDIPYFLVDDNKNKNKNVGTSGSTHFAANIPVLKGEAQKSLPIHKPGVQGPKGLFDTDKGHIHDQAHPGDQAPSFHSVAALRPGDSNNGQYTPDPNPYKHVVGSEGGFGGFGNNNGPIGPNGGFGPNGAANGPNGGFGPNGGFGPNGGFGPAGSPGPNGPAGPKGPAGPKGPPGPPGPVGAGGGASGKPVYRDGDSTGSGAGGNIGRGDNYGPGGGAGVGGGDRYGTGNGAGPGAGGAYGPGQGSGPGTGGAYRPGQGSGPGTGGAYGPGQGSGPGAGGAYGPGQGSGPGTGGAYGPGQGSGFGGGNANGPGPLGGGDAYRPGSGGNTGNGDAYHPGGGDANRPGHGGNVATGVGGRPGSGFGDHHQPDHSGAYSGSYTHSSTGFPGAIDYTSGNGKNRGNSDSGRYGGVGNGRYYHDDSGKYVHIEGPTGPPAPPYVHIIGPEGGYGGEGGNGDGGGTGGFGPNGPGGPKGPGGPGGPKGPNGPPGPPGPPGPPGPNGPDRPGPKGPKGPPGPPGPPGPDRPGPKGPYGPP; encoded by the exons ATGGCGCGTGCAGTTTTATGCATG GTCGTCGCttgcatttatttgcaatGCGTTTACTCTGCCAAATTTGATGCAGAGAATCGACGTCTAATTCTCGATATTAACGATCAAAAGACAACGAATCAACAATATTATTCCTCAAACTTTGACACAA ACGCCTATCGTTATGGCTACGATGTGGGCAAGACCGGAAACTTCCATCACGAGACGCGTGGTCCCGATGGCGTCACCTATGGCTGCTATGGCCTAATCGATCCCTATCATCTGCTCCGTGCCACACACTATGTGGCCGATGTGCACGGCTATCGGACGGTGGAGCCGGAAAAGCCCGTGGAAACTTTCCCGCCGGATCGGTACAATGAGACGCAAGGCGGACCGTCCGAGCCAGGCATATTGCTGCCGTGGGATCAACTCCATTTCCCCGAAGGCTGTGGCAAGTTCGAGGGCGGTGCCGTTCATGATATACCCTACTTTTTGGTGGATGAT aacaagaacaagaacaagaacgtTGGCACTTCGGGTTCCACACACTTTGCCGCAAACATACCCGTGCTCAAGGGTGAGGCCCAGAAGAGTCTACCCATACACAAGCCGGGCGTACAGGGACCCAAGGGTCTATTCGATACCGATAAGGGACACATCCATGATCAGGCGCATCCCGGCGATCAGGCGCCCTCCTTCCATTCGGTTGCAGCCCTTCGACCTGGCGATAGCA ATAATGGACAGTATACGCCAGATCCGAATCCCTATAAGCATGTTGTTGGCTCCGAGGGAGGTTTCGGTGGATTTGGAAACAATAATGGACCAATTGGTCCAAACGGTGGATTTGGTCCTAATGGCGCAGCCAATGGACCCAACGGTGGTTTTGGTCCCAATGGCGGATTTGGACCAAATGGCGGTTTCGGACCAGCGGGTTCACCCGGCCCCAATGGCCCTGCTGGACCCAAGGGACCAGCTGGACCCAAGGGACCTCCTGGACCTCCCGGACCAGTCGGCGCGGGAGGCGGAGCCTCAGGAAAACCGGTATATAGGGATGGCGATAGCACTGGCAGCGGTGCTGGTGGCAATATTGGACGTGGCGATAACTACGGACCaggtggtggtgctggtgtcGGTGGTGGTGATCGCTATGGCACTGGTAACGGTGCCGGCCCTGGTGCTGGCGGTGCCTATGGTCCCGGTCAAGGCTCCGGCCCTGGTACCGGTGGTGCTTACCGTCCTGGTCAAGGCTCTGGCCCTGGTACCGGTGGTGCCTATGGTCCTGGTCAAGGCTCTGGCCCTGGTGCTGGCGGTGCCTATGGTCCTGGTCAAGGCTCTGGCCCTGGTACCGGTGGCGCCTATGGTCCTGGTCAAGGTTCCGGCTTTGGCGGCGGTAATGCCAACGGCCCTGGACCTCTAGGCGGTGGTGACGCCTATCGTCCTGGCAGTGGTGGCAATACCGGCAACGGTGATGCCTATCATCCAGGCGGTGGTGATGCCAACCGTCCGGGTCATGGTGGTAATGTCGCTACCGGTGTCGGTGGTCGTCCAGGCAGCGGCTTTGGCGATCATCATCAGCCCGATCACAGTGGCGCCTACTCGGGCAGCTATACGCACAGCAGTACCGGTTTTCCTGGGGCCATCGATTACACATCAG GAAACGGTAAGAATAGGGGTAACTCTGATAGCGGACGTTATGGCG GTGTTGGCAATGGAAGGTACTATCATGATGATTCTGGTAAATATGTTCATATTGAAGGCCCCACTGGACCTCCAGCTCCCCCATATGTGCACATAATCGGACCCGAGGGCGGCTATGGAGGTGAGGGCGGCAATGGAGATGGCGGCGGTACCGGAGGTTTTGGACCCAACGGACCCGGAGGCCCGAAGGGACCCGGCGGACCAGGCG gACCAAAGGGACCCAATGGACCACCCGGCCCTCCCGGACCACCAG GACCTCCCGGACCCAACGGACCCGATCGTCCAGGACCTAAAGGACCTAAAG GACCACCAGGACCTCCCGGACCACCCGGCCCAGACCGTCCCGGACCAAAGGGACCTTACGGCCCACCCTGA
- the LOC117786701 gene encoding flocculation protein FLO11-like: protein PPGPDRPGPPDHGSNELSPPGPRPPFDRDDPRHSDKETPGYLPPDEPGKIAPKLPSHSIVIEPNYKPPTIKPNYVHKIEKPAPTKSPLTYIPPSFPTVPNHVPVYPNKPITSTITTQPKVPAITINKDRPTPVTTGNINIHKPVPPVQTYTTTRPSPSVPTYRPLTPSGFKPTPTPTPTFKPIYVPDVPTPTKKTTDYYVPPQPKPQPNVTPRPSPPLHVPSLPPSSSETCVCNTDKTHSSKTTTSTTYTTTPTTSNCHNLNPNPASLDFNKQFDGFNGNTHFGSIMNVMSTMSLNQIPVVPQAPGLPAFYPPDKLPKGAVIAFMPVVILPQEYYTNCEENSLHTTANKYQTLDPFPLGVQPAAIPNAFSVHSIFSGQAPRDQCMCPCSCTQNLSNKSYKKRETNAEDAPEIVAEASAPKAVKVALEEDKVAEASTPVEVKVESPVVEEVKAEASTPAEVKVESPEAKVESPVAEVKVESPVAAASSPVEVKVASPAAEVKIAEASAPVETKIEAPVAAASSPVEVKVESPVAEAKIESLVAAASTPVEVKVESPAAVKTDEIKETTSN, encoded by the exons CCACCCGGCCCAGATCGTCCAGGACCTCCTGATCACGGAAGCAATGAATTGAGCCCACCAG GACCACGTCCACCATTCGACCGGGACGATCCCAGACATTCCGATAAGGAGACACCCGGCTATTTGCCACCAGATGAACCGGGTAAAATTGCACCAAAGCTACCATCTCATTCAATAGTCATTGAACCGAATTATAAGCCACCAACAATTAAGCCAAATTATGTTCATAAGATCGAAAAGCCTGCACCAACAAAATCACCACTAACCTATATTCCTCCTTCTTTCCCAACCGTTCCCAATCATGTTCCTGTGTATCCCAACAAACCAATTACCTCGACGATAACCACACAGCCAAAGGTCCCGGCTATCACTATTAATAAGGATAGACCAACACCAGTAACAACGGGTAATATTAATATCCATAAGCCTGTGCCACCCGTACAGACGTACACTACCACAAGACCGTCACCAAGTGTACCGACTTATAGGCCATTAACACCAAGTGGCTTTAAGCcgacaccaacaccaacaccaacatttAAACCCATTTACGTACCTGACGTACCCACACCGACTAAGAAGACAACCGACTATTACGTTCCACCACAACCAAAACCTCAACCCAATGTAACTCCACGTCCCTCTCCACCATTGCATGTGCCGTCGTTACCGCCAAGCAGCAGCGAAACCTGCGTTTGTAATACGGATAAGACGCACTCATCCAAAACCACCACATCCACCACCTataccaccacacccacaacCTCTAACTGTCACAATCTGAATCCGAATCCGGCCTCGCTTGATTTTAACAAACAATTCGACGGCTTCAATGGAAATACGCATTTTGGCAGCATAATGAACGTCATGTCCACCATGTCACTCAATCAAATCCCCGTCGTGCCACAAGCACCTGGATTACCGGCATTCTATCCACCCGATAAGCTACCCAAGGGTGCTGTGATCGCCTTCATGCCGGTGGTCATCTTGCCACAGGAATACTATACAAATTGCGAGGAGAACTCTCTACATACGACTGCCAATAAATATCAGACACTTGATCCTTTCCCACTGGGCGTACAACCGGCTGCCATACCAAATGCCTTCAGTGTACACTCAATCTTCTCGGGCCAAGCGCCGAGGGATCAATGCATGTGTCCATGCTCCTGCACACAGAACTTGTCCAACAAATCGTACAAGAAGCGTGAAACAAATGCTGAGGATGCACCTGAAATCGTAGCTGAAGCTTCAGCACCTAAGGCAGTCAAAGTTGCGCTTGAGGAAGATAAAGTAGCTGAGGCTTCCACACCCGTGGAAGTCAAGGTTGAGTCACCAGTCGTTGAGGAAGTCAAGGCTGAGGCTTCTACACCTGCGGAAGTCAAGGTAGAGTCACCAGAAGCTAAGGTAGAGTCACCGGTTGCTGAAGTTAAAGTTGAGTCACCAGTCGCTGCAGCCTCTAGCCCTGTAGAAGTCAAGGTAGCGTCACCAGCAGCTGAAGTCAAGATTGCTGAAGCCTCTGCACCAGTTGAAACCAAGATTGAGGCACCAGTTGCCGCAGCTTCCTCTCCCGTAGAAGTCAAAGTTGAGTCACCAGTCGCTGAAGCTAAAATTGAGTCACTAGTCGCTGCAGCTTCTACCCCCGTAGAAGTCAAAGTAGAGTCACCAGCAGCTGTCAAAACCGACGAGATCAAAGAAACGACATCGAACTAg
- the LOC117787332 gene encoding prisilkin-39 yields the protein MLAKCLTLLFLSLVCRAWGEALPATENAKTNDLATAETSAKLLNLGSLFGQGSGYPNYGNNYPSYGYNNNNGYYNRPNTGYYPNTGYYYPSNNYYPSTGGSYYPSTGGGYYPSTGGGYYPSTGSGYYPSTGNGYYPTTNILGTSGHGGYGGYGGLLRHTYG from the exons ATGTTGGCCAAGTGCTTGACGCTTTTG TTCCTCAGTCTCGTTTGTCGTGCTTGGGGAGAAGCTTTGCCGGCAACTgagaatgccaaaacaaaTGATTTGGCCACCGCAGAAACCTCAGCGAAAT TGTTAAACTTAGGCAGTTTATTTGGCCAAGGATCAGGATATCCAAACTATGGCAATAATTATCCCAGCTATGgatataataacaacaatggtTACTACAATAGACCCAACACGGGATATTATCCAAATACAGGATATTATTATCCCAGCAACAATTATTATCCCAGCACTGGAGGCAGTTATTATCCGAGCACAGGAGGTGGTTATTATCCGAGCACAGGAGGTGGTTATTATCCGAGCACAGGAAGTGGTTATTATCCGAGCACAGGAAATGGCTATTATCCGACAACAAATATTCTTGGAACGTCGGGACATGGCGGCTATGGCGGTTATGGAG GCTTGTTGCGCCACACATATGGCTAA